The genomic stretch CTCTGCTTCTTGTTAACTTAAACAGAATGCAGTCCCAATACTAAGTCAGTTTCCCCAATTGCTACTCCTTTTTCAGCGATAATGTTTGCTCTCTGGTTGCAATCAATACGTGGGCTGGCTACCATTTCAAATTCAGTttcgaaaacttttcttccttTTACTTTTCCTTGGTTCAAAAGTTAAGTGTTCCACAACTTTTTAAATGCTTTTAAGGGGCTGGGAATGTTTTAGGTTTCAGTAGGGTAAGGAATACCCACGGCTAAATCGATGTGCACAAGTTTTGACtgacattttttatttttctttctgcGGACGGCAACATCTTGGAATAAATGTATGATACATACGAATCTCCTCACTAAAGAATGtggttgcagttgcagctggaAATGCTTTCGAGATGGGCCGTAATTTAGAGAACTGAACTTAACAGGCAGcattcatttatttgccaGCTGCCAAAGATAGTTTAAAGAGCGAGTATTTACTTAACCCTCCACCCCAAGTGATGCACTTGAGGTGGGGCCGCAGAAAGCGGCTTACAGCTGTATAATCCTTGGAAATGACATGTCAGTGGGAAGGCTCAGATACCGGGATTACCAGCACATGCAAATTGAAGTTGTTTGACGGAGGGCGAGCGGTAGTGCGGGTTAGTCTATGTCTAATCCAATTTCAATTGCTTAATCCACCATGACTGACACTAAGAGCGAGGTTGAAAGATGGATGCAGACGAAGGGCTGGGCTGTGGGAATACAATTTGTGTGGGGAGTGTTGGCCCAGCATCTTTACGCACCAAAGAACTTAGAATTGCTTTTAATTTACGCACTCACCCCCATATGAACTCGTGAACACACACAGGTACACACCCATGCAGGGAGAGATGATCGGTTTATCAACTGCGGTTGTGTTTCATTACAAACTCCAAGTTTTCCGTATACTGAATCCGTGCCACTCCTGAAACTAAAAGGAAAGCTGTTGAGAGCAGGTTACTACCGCGTCGGTACATACTGTGTGTGAAAGCTGGCCTCGACGATATCCCGCCCGGTTGTAGGGGCATAGACAGTGCGCTCCACGCAGGAATGGGAAAGGTGTGAACCTCTGCTTTGGCGCCATTGATTGTGGAAGaaaaaatatgttaaacaacTTTTCTGCTCTCCGTTTCTAGCAGCTGATCACAAAGCTGCCAGACAGGTGATCGCGCAGAGTTTCTTCACGGACTGTGCTGCCGGACCGCCTTAAATGAACCAGGGCTGCCAGACTGTTGGAGTTCGGTCAACCGGGTAGGAGTTGAGCGCCAAcagaaatttgaaatttcaaatttggGAGGAGGGAAAGTTGATACTCAGGGGGAACCAAGTGGTGGCGCTGAACACCATGCCTAGTGGTCTCTGAATTGTGGTTGGGTCCTTATCAATCTGTGCGATTatgcattttaaatgaaattgcacCCTTTATTACATTGTTCTCTCGCGACCCGGAGGGGGTTCTTCTCATTAAATCGGTGAGCATACAAATAGGAAAATCGAGGAAAGTCAACACTAATAACAATACTAATAAAATTGTAGCTGATCTTTTTACAGAGCATTCGAACATTTACGTTACacgttttttgtattttcgcTCACTTTCACCAATAAAGGACGCTTTAATTAGTGAAACTGACAGGTCAGGGACATGGACCATGGACCAGAAAGCTGCGGTCAGGGTTGTGATCCCCCGCCAAAAATAATGAGAGACAATTTTGGCAAACTTAAAGAGGATTGGACTTGAAACACGTTTCCAATAAGAAGCACTTTCTTGGCAGCAGCAAGCGGCAACCAATAATGAGTGGACAAATGGCCTGAACCCGGGTACGATGCGACGAGAGGGCCAACAAACACGTCTCGTTGCCTGTTTTGCGTGAATTTATGGTAATGTAGGCAATTCTACGGCAACGGTAGCACAGCCTATCTGTCCCTCCAACCAACCAAAGAATTTTCAACTTAAGAGCACAAGGCTTGGCTGAAGTGTCGCctaatttattttccacctgGTGGCGACGACTGACAGATGAGCTGAAAATATCCGCCGCGTTGGGAAGTTggctataaataaaatttatttttgagcGCAATGCAATTACTGATTCGAAAATCGATTGAGACCAGCAAAATAATGAGACAGATCATTTCCACTCGCCtatctattattattattataatcaGCTGACTCCCGTGGAGCTGCCAActtgtttggttttcgttGGAAAAGTGGGCGTGGATTTTGAGCAGCACAAAAATCATCCACAACAAACTATAAAACAACGCGCAGAAATAATACTTAGTTTATGctttaataaaaaaatcaacaagaCTTAATTGTTGCTTTACACAATTTGAATGGACAAAATCTGCAGACTTTGACCCCTTAAATGTGACATTAGGGTTTTGCAATCTACATGCCCCCGATTAACCCTTTAAAGCTCACAGCTAAGTACATGGCTTGTTATCGGAAATCGACGCGTGGATGGACGCCGAAGTTTACAAAGAATTAGATTGAGGCGAGtttaaaaaaaagtgaaaaatggAGTACGTGTGCCGCGTGTGCCTGGATGGTTCCGCTCCTCTGGTGGACATATTCGCCGAAATTTGCGATCTCAGATTGAACATATCTGAAAGCAGCCCCGCCTGTGTCATCAGCAAGCTCGCACCTGAGCATTCTGTGGTACGTGGGGACTCTATGCCGCAGTTTATTTGTCCCTACTGCATTCATGGAGTCCAGACTGCATATGGATATAAGTTGTTATTGGACAAAAGCTTTGCAAATTATCAACAACGCTTGTTATCAAACAATGTTATCAATGAAACGTACACCATCGAAAGCAGCGATGAAGAGGAGGATCGCATACGTGCAAGGGAAATGCATGCGATTGAGGCGGTGCTCAATAATGCTATGCAAGAGACGGCGGACGAGGCGGTTGAAAATGACAGCGAAGAAGAAGGCACTTACACATTGAGGAATTCTCTAAGGAACTTCGCTGATGACCAGACTCGTCCGCAGATGAGCGTTTCAATGCTTACCCATGCCATTGACAAAATGGAGCAGATGCACAAGCTGGCCCAGGTGGCAAAAGCAGAGGCTCACATGCACAACAATTTACAACGGAATAAAGCCAATAAGAGGCAGAGGTAAGTATTATTGAGCAGAGCTTATACATAATCTATAATTAATATTGTCCCCCAGTCGTCACTGTGGCAAGTTGCTGTTTCCTGATGTGTGTGACAAAGGAGTCATGTCTGAGAGCCATCTAAATAGACATGAAACCAGTCACAAGAACAAGCAGACGTCCGAACTGTGAGTACATAATATGCCTGCGAACCCGAATCAATGCTAGTTTTTCCAACAAATCAGCAACACGAAACCTCTTGGAATTAGGAACACAACTGATCGTAGTCCGTTAccgaaaaagaagaaaccagAGTCGGTGGAGAGTGATTTGGAAGTGCTTTCCAGCCTTGATACCTCTAGTCGCTCAAGAAGTCCACCGTTGCCAAATATGTACGTTTTCAATCATATCGAATGATTAAATAGAcattaaatagttttttatTCACAACAGCAACGACCTTGACACTAATATCTCAAGTCACACCAAGAAGACCAAATCATTGTCAAAGTAAGTTCATCCTTTCACCTAATGGGGTTTCTTCTTAACCTGTATTTTATCCCAAACCAGAAAACTGAATTTTCCGTGCCAGGAGTGCGGTAAAGTATTTTCGTTGAAAAGAACCCTGGAGAGACACGTTCGGTCTCACACTGGCGAACGTCCTTTCCAGTGCACGTATTGCGTGAAGAAATTTACTCGCATGGATAACCTGCTAAGGCACACTGGTGTCCACACTGGCGAGGGTCGTTACCATTGCCCtcaatgcaaaaaaaattgtaGGCTAAAGTCTGGGCCTCAGAGACATGTTTGTAATAATCAGGCGAGGGTGCTGCCAGAAGCTGGAGATGCTGAAAAGAAAAGCGACTCACAAGTTAAGTTAAACTGAAGAAAATATGCCTGAAGAGCGTTCGGTCGTCCGTTTGCCTCGTATAAAATTTCCATCGAATCTTTACTTTtgttctttttaatttttggctAATTGACGATGAAAACCCATTTATTTAGAAAACATTGTAAGAACTGGTTacatgaataaataattattttgttaCGTTTACCCCCTTGCCAACTGGCTTTTACGGCTTGAAGGCGTGCCAAGCTGCGTATGGCCTCCGGAAGGCATGTCAGCGGACGGTCTGGCGATGAGCTCCGTGGAGCTCCCTCGTCCTCGATCGGCTCTGGCTTCTCTTGGCCTTGTCGCCGCTGCGAGCCTCTCTTTTCTTCGACTCCCTCTGCTGAAGATTGTGCGTGGAAGCCAGGCAGTCGACGCAGTAGCCCAGCCTCCTCCCTGCGCGTCGCCGATCGGCACAAGTCCCTTTTTTTACCTGACCTGGTTTTGATTCCTTCTCTGTGTCAGCAGGCCTGTCACGTCAGAAGGTGTGCGAAAGTTTTTGGCGCTTCAACTTTGTCATTTGACAGAGACAAAAAAGGTAAAGCAGGTCCGCTTAACGCCAGTCTTGGGTGATTTTAATGAGCTTTTCCTTGAGTCAAAAGTTTT from Drosophila pseudoobscura strain MV-25-SWS-2005 chromosome 4, UCI_Dpse_MV25, whole genome shotgun sequence encodes the following:
- the LOC6902491 gene encoding zinc finger protein Xfin, with the translated sequence MEYVCRVCLDGSAPLVDIFAEICDLRLNISESSPACVISKLAPEHSVVRGDSMPQFICPYCIHGVQTAYGYKLLLDKSFANYQQRLLSNNVINETYTIESSDEEEDRIRAREMHAIEAVLNNAMQETADEAVENDSEEEGTYTLRNSLRNFADDQTRPQMSVSMLTHAIDKMEQMHKLAQVAKAEAHMHNNLQRNKANKRQSRHCGKLLFPDVCDKGVMSESHLNRHETSHKNKQTSELNTKPLGIRNTTDRSPLPKKKKPESVESDLEVLSSLDTSSRSRSPPLPNINDLDTNISSHTKKTKSLSKKLNFPCQECGKVFSLKRTLERHVRSHTGERPFQCTYCVKKFTRMDNLLRHTGVHTGEGRYHCPQCKKNCRLKSGPQRHVCNNQARVLPEAGDAEKKSDSQVKLN